A window of the Lactuca sativa cultivar Salinas chromosome 7, Lsat_Salinas_v11, whole genome shotgun sequence genome harbors these coding sequences:
- the LOC111902872 gene encoding uncharacterized protein LOC111902872 — translation MLSREDGWTQVCRKRPQSRREQRPEETTFFVTNIPDGTTKAEFRTIFSSFGKLSDIYFGEKKGKNRKNFGFIRFLEVDYTQEMESKLNGTRCRNNVLEINIERHGRKTITRDSCLPQHHRPPH, via the coding sequence ATGCTCTCAAGAGAAGACGGATGGACGCAGGTATGCCGGAAAAGGCCTCAGTCACGGAGAGAACAACGGCCGGAAGAAACGACCTTCTTCGTCACCAACATTCCAGATGGCACAACAAAGGCGGAATTTCGAACGATCTTTTCATCCTTTGGGAAACTTTCAGACATCTACTTTGGCGAGAAAAAAGGCAAAAACAGGAAGAATTTTGGTTTCATTCGGTTTCTTGAAGTCGATTATACGCAGGAGATGGAATCAAAACTAAATGGAACAAGATGCAGAAACAACGTACTGGAGATAAACATTGAAAGACACGGCCGAAAAACTATCACTCGGGACTCCTGCCTACCACAACATCACCGGCCCCCACATTGA